The Pseudoliparis swirei isolate HS2019 ecotype Mariana Trench chromosome 1, NWPU_hadal_v1, whole genome shotgun sequence genome has a window encoding:
- the LOC130189189 gene encoding zinc finger protein with KRAB and SCAN domains 8-like isoform X1, whose amino-acid sequence MSKVQMLRCFVNQRLTAAAQEICGLFERTIAEYEEELCSSQEENERQKKLLDAVFNPEVRIHRADVQQVVKDEVPPEQDWSSSLDQQDPEPPHIKEDQQDPEPPHLKEDQQDPEPPLIKEDQEDLWTNREGEQLQGLEALKSEDDEEEAQSSHLHQRLTEHMETLEDGEDCGGPEPDRKSGPDRKSAPGRRMSPLQLYSWDMASQRYEQVTEVSVGWTQGSEPPPDLNLMKNNENNYVKPYRCSTCGKRFNQNSNLKTHMRTHTGEKPFSCATCGKRFGQKAHLQNHLKCHTGEKPYGCSCCSKCFSRSEHLQLHMRTHTGEKPFGCTICDKRFTWLGQLKSHKCRELWTGQGGEGLQGPGCSRTTEPPKSEDDEEVPQSSRLHLRHREDCGGPTRNSEPESLESHALLSSSFIGQFW is encoded by the exons ATGTCTAAAGTCCAAATGCTGAGATGTTTCGTCAACcagcgactcactgcggctgcgcaggagatATGTGGGCTGTTTGAAAGAACGATAgcagagtacgaggaggaacttTGTAGTTCTCAAGAGGAGAACGAGCGACAAAAGAAACTGCTGGACGCCGTGttcaacccggaagtccggATACACCGAGCAG ACGTCCAGCAGGTGGTGAAAGATGAGGTTCCCCCTGAgcaggactggagctccagtctggaccagcaggacccagagcccccacacattaaggaggaccagcaggacccagagcctccacatcttaaggaggaccagcaggacccagagcccccactcattaaagaggaccaggaggacctctggaccaatcgggagggagagcagcttcaaggtcTGGAGGCCCTGAagagtgaagatgatgaagaggaagctcagtcctctcatcttcatcaaAGACTAACTGAACACATGGAAACattagaggatggagaggactgtggaggaccagaacctgacaggaagtcaggaccAGACAGGAAGTCGGCTCCAGGTAGAAGGATGTCGCCTCTCCAGCTCTACAGTTGGGACATGGCCTCTCAACGTTACGAGCAGGTAACTGAGGTGAGTGTTGGCTGGACTCAGGGCAGTGAACCTCCGCCAGATTTAAACTTAATGAAAAATAATGAGAATAATTACGTGAAACCGTATCGCTGCTCTACATGCGGGAAGCGATTCAACCAAAACTCAAACCTTAAGACGCACATGAGGACTCACACGGGGGAGAAACCCTTCAGCTGCGCCACGTGTGGCAAGCGCTTCGGCCAGAAGGCTCACCTGCAGAATCACCTGAAGTGTCACACGGGGGAGAAACCCTACGGCTGCTCCTGCTGCAGTAAATGTTTTTCACGCAGTGAACACTTGCAGCTGCACATGAGGACGCACACGGGGGAGAAACCGTTCGGCTGCACCATCTGTGACAAAAGGTTCACGTGGCTCGGTCAGCTGAAAAGCCACAAGTGTCGTGAACTGTGGACCggacagggaggggaggggcttcagggCCCGGGGTGTTCTCGCACCACCGAGCCTCCGAAGAgcgaagatgatgaagaggttCCTCAGTCCTCACGGCTTcatctgagacacagagaggactGTGGAGGACCGACCAGGAACTCTGAGCCAGAGAGTCTGGAGTCACATGCACTGCTATCAAGCTCATTCATTGGACAGTTCTGGTGA